From the Conger conger chromosome 14, fConCon1.1, whole genome shotgun sequence genome, one window contains:
- the LOC133110303 gene encoding YTH domain-containing family protein 1-like — MSATSIDPQRPKGQDSKVQNGSLHQKETVHDNDFEPYLTGQSNQNNSYQSMTDPYMSSYYPPSIGFPYPLSEAPWSTGGDPPIPYLTPYAPLSNGDHHFMHDTVFGQPGGLGSNIYQHRFNFFPENPAFSTWGTSGSQGQQTQSSAYGGSYSYPPSSLGGTLVDGQTGFHSDTMSKAPGMNSLEQGMVGLKIGGELAGSGVKAVGSMIGGAAGNGGAPIGMPPPKPASWAAIASKPAKPQLKAKTKPGMPLPGGALPPPPIKHNMDIGTWDNKGPASKPPPSHQPLPHPHGHPHPLPPPQQAPPPLQSPQSLAQQQLSMQGPPHQAPPLHNPYQNHAQAPPPQTRWVAPRNRNLGYGQGGPMEGGGGGPCSSGGGGPPGAGPGGLGVGPGGAESHPVLEKLRAAHSYNPKDFDWNLRTGRVFIIKSYSEDDIHRSIKYSIWCSTEHGNKRLDGAFRAMATKGPVYLLFSVNGSGHFCGVAEMRSPVDYGTSAGVWSQDKWKGKFDVSWLFVKDVPNSQLRHIRLENNDNKPVTNSRDTQEVPLEKAKQVLKIIATYKHTTSIFDDFSHYEKRQEEEEVVRKNFEPAPIQNRSRLDQERQNRSKQ, encoded by the exons ATGTCTGCCACAAGTATTGACCCTCAG AGACCAAAAGGACAAGACTCTAAAG TGCAAAATGGTTCACTTCACCAGAAGGAAACTGTCCATGACAATGATTTCGAGCCCTACCTCACCGGCCAGTCCAACCAG AACAACAGCTACCAGTCCATGACGGATCCCTACATGTCCAGCTACTACCCCCCCTCCATCGGCTTCCCCTACCCGCTGAGCGAGGCGCCCTGGTCCACGGGCGGGGACCCCCCCATCCCCTACCTGACCCCCTACGCCCCGCTCAGCAATGGAGACCACCATTTTATGCACGACACGGTTTTCGGGCAGCCGGGGGGACTGGGGAGCAACATCTACCAGCACAGGTTCAACTTCTTCCCCGAGAACCCGGCCTTCTCGACCTGGGGCACCAGCGGCTCGCAGGGGCAGCAGACTCAGAGCTCGGCCTACGGGGGCAGCTACAGCTACCCCCCCAGCTCCCTGGGCGGCACCCTGGTGGACGGGCAGACGGGTTTCCACAGCGACACCATGAGCAAGGCCCCGGGGATGAACAGTCTGGAGCAGGGCATGGTGGGGCTGAAGATCGGGGGCGAGCTGGCGGGGTCGGGGGTCAAGGCCGTGGGCTCCATGATCGGCGGGGCGGCGGGGAACGGCGGGGCCCCCATCGGCATGCCGCCGCCCAAGCCGGCGTCCTGGGCGGCCATCGCCAGCAAGCCCGCCAAGCCCCAGCTGAAGGCTAAGACCAAGCCGGGCATGCCCCTCCCCGGAGGCGCGCTCCCTCCCCCGCCAATCAAACACAACATGGACATTGGCACCTGGGACAACAAGGGCCCCGCCTCCAAGCCGCCCCCTTCCCaccagcccctcccccaccctcacggccacccccaccccctgcccccgccccagcaggccccgccccccctacAGTCCCCGCAGTCCCTGGCCCAACAGCAGCTCTCCATGCAGGGCCCGCCCcaccaggccccgcccctccacaACCCCTACCAGAACCAcgcccaggccccgcccccgcagACCCGCTGGGTCGCCCCTCGCAACCGTAACCTGGGTTACGGGCAGGGAGGGCCCATGGAGGGGGGCGGCGGCGGCCCCTGCTCCTCCGGCGGGGGCGGGCccccgggggcggggcccgggggtttgggggtggggcCGGGCGGGGCGGAGTCCCACCCGGTGCTGGAGAAGCTGCGGGCGGCGCACAGCTACAACCCAAAGGACTTCGACTGGAACCTGCGCACCGGCCGCGTCTTCATCATCAAGAGCTACTCCGAGGACGACATCCACCGCTCCATCAAGTACTCCATCTGGTGCAGCACGGAGCACGGCAACAAGCGGCTGGACGGGGCCTTCCGCGCCATGGCCACCAAGGGCCCCGTGTACCTGCTGTTCAGCGTCAACGGCAGCGGGCACTTCTGCGGCGTGGCCGAGATGCGCTCGCCCGTGGACTACGGCACCAGCGCCGGCGTCTGGTCGCAGGACAAGTGGAAGGGCAAGTTCGACGTGAGCTGGCTGTTCGTCAAGGACGTGCCCAACAGCCAGCTCCGGCACATCCGCCTGGAGAACAACGACAACAAGCCCGTCACCAACTCCCGCGACACGCAGGAGGTGCCCCTGGAGAAGGCCAAGCAGGTGCTGAAGATCATCGccacctacaaacacaccaccTCCATCTTCGACGACTTCTCCCACTACGAGAagcggcaggaggaggaggaggtggtgcgcAAG